The genomic region CTGGGGCCGCCCGTCCGGGCCGGCTGCCGCACGGCCGCGCCTGCGCCGGAGCCGCCGGTCCGGGGCCTGCCGCCGGAGCCCCGCACTGACGCGGTCGCGGCACCGGCCCGGGAGGACCCGCCCACGGGCGCGCCGATTCCGCCGCGTCCGGTCCGTAGCGCGGCCGGGCGAGCGAGTCCGGGCTCGACCCCGATGCCGCCGGTGTCTCCGAGGACGCCTCGATTACGCGTCTGCAGCCGAGCGCCAATGCCGCGGAAGGTCTCCCGGGACGTCGATCCGAGCAGTGCGCCCGCTCCCTGGCCAAAGGACGCGGCGCTGCGCCGGCCGGCCGAGCCGACGGCGCGCATCAGATGAACGTCGGCGAATCCCATCAGGTGCATGAGGACGAACGGGGCGAACACCGCGGCAATCATGACCACGGTCCCGCCGAGGATCGTCAGGGTCTGATCGACCGTGGACCCCGTCGAGTCGCTGGCCATCCCGGCGCCGAGCGTGAAAATGGCATAGATGACTGGCTTCGCGAAGATCAGGGCCAGGAGAAGTTCGGTGGCACGCTTGAGCCAGGCGCTCGTCGACATCGTCGGCTGTCCGGCGAGGTAGAGCGGGATGAAGACCGCCATCACGATGATCGCGACCTTGCGGATGTAGAGCACCACGAACAGCGCGAACGAGAACATCGCGACGAGCAGCGACAGCACGAGGTCGAGGGCGAAATTGCCCTGTTCGGGTAGCGCTCGTACCTGGGCCACGAGGTCGGATCCCAGCGGTTTCCCGTTGCCGAAGGCGTCGGCGATTCCATCCGAGGCGGTCAGAATCATCTGAAGCAGGGCAAGCGCGATGAACGAGCCCAGGATCGAGGTACCGGTCGCCGCGAGCGCCCGAACGAAGATGTGCGGGTCACCCCGCACCGCCCCCATGATGCAGGCGCAGAGGAAGAGGCCGGTGACGATCAGCACCGCGACCCCGAACGCGATGTTGTAGTTCTCGACGACGTAGTCGGCCTTCAGGTCGATGGTCGTCTTCTGCGCCGCGAAACTGAACACAGAACTCGACAGGTCCGCGGCCATCCCACAGAACGCCGTCCCCATCGAATCGAAGTAGGCATCCACACTCCCCGAAATCGCGTGCTTGATTCCATTTAGGGGATTCAGAGAGCTAAATGATGCGGCAAGAACTTCGTTACCTGCGGTCACGTGCCAGCTCCGACCAATAGAAATTCCTTGAAACTTTCGGCTGCGCGCTGTGTGATATCCGGCTCCGCGGGGCCGTCGCCCGCATCCTTAAGCTTCCAGTCCCCCTCGTGCCAAACGATCTGGCAGAAGTCCGTCCCCCACCCCTGTCGGGGCGCTAGATTGGGGTCCGAATTCCCATAAATGCCGAACGCCACGGTACCCCAGATGGTTACATTTGCTTCATTGTCATTATAGGATCTGACTGCGTAACCAATTCCTCGTCCGATTAGACTGAAGTCGGGACTTTGAATTGACGGGACACCGTATGCCTTGGCGCTATCCTTGTCATTCTTAATGATTGTATCGGAAATCCGCTTAGAGGATTCAGGGAGCGCGATCGAATCGTACATCATTCTAATTCGGGAAGGTTCGCGATTTCGCAATGTCCCGGTGATGGCATCGTAGTTCGCGCAGGCACTCACTGCACCGGCTTCGGTACGAGGGTACCCAATCGGGATGCCGAATTCATTGATGCGGGTGGGGAGGCCGGGGATCTGGCTGGTGCTGGCCGAGTCCGCGGGTTTCCCCTCGGCGGAGTCTGGTTTTGGGACCAGGGTGGGGGTGGGTGCTATTGCCGCCGGGCTCGGGGTGGGCGTCGTACTGGGTGCGGGCGCGACTGAGGCGGTGTCTGGGCTCGCGCCCTTGTCCGGGATGACATAGCGTCCGATCACCAATCCGCCGATCACGCTCACCGTGCCAGTGGCTACGATGATGATGATCAGGCGTCTGGCCACACTCTCCATCAGGCCCGGCAACGCCCACTCCCCTCACAAGACGGCACGGTCATCATCGCAATGTCCGCCCGCCGGTACCCGGGGAACCGGTCAGAAGAGCGTTGACGATGGGTCATGGACCACGCCGGGGTCAACGGCGACGGTGACAACGACGGCGGGTGGGCGATGCCCCCCGGGGTTGGGCGCGGGTGCGGTGGCGGTTGCGCCCGTCGCCAGGAAGAAGTTGATGAAGGCCGCGGCGGCGCCGACGAGGAATGCGAGCCCGAAGCCGGCGATGACGCCGCTCTTTCCGACCGTCGAAGCCCGTTCGAGTCCCATCCGCTCGCCGAGTGCCCAGGCGATCCCGCCGAGTAGCACGGCGGCGACGGCAGCGATCACCGCATAGG from Frankia alni ACN14a harbors:
- a CDS encoding DUF6112 family protein, encoding MILDAAAKATVILADVKVNPDDTKAPGINALKDLVNGLAAYAVIAAVAAVLLGGIAWALGERMGLERASTVGKSGVIAGFGLAFLVGAAAAFINFFLATGATATAPAPNPGGHRPPAVVVTVAVDPGVVHDPSSTLF